In Glycine max cultivar Williams 82 chromosome 7, Glycine_max_v4.0, whole genome shotgun sequence, a single window of DNA contains:
- the LOC100800498 gene encoding calcium-transporting ATPase, endoplasmic reticulum-type, translating into MKVPMEEKPFPAWSWSIEQCLKEYGVKLDKGLSTYEVQKRHEKYGMNELAKEKGKPLWELVLEQFDDMLVKILLAAAFISFLLAYFHGSDSGESGFEAYVEPLVIILILVLNAIVGVWQENNAEKALEALKELQSESGKVLRDGYFVPDLPAKELVPGDIVELHVGDKVPADMRVAALKTSTLRVEQSSLTGEAMPVLKGTNPVFLDDCELQAKENMVFAGTTVVNGSCVCIVITTGMDTEIGKIHKQIHEASQEESDTPLRKKLDEFGNRLTTAIGLVCLIVWVINYKNFISWEVVDGWPSNINFSFQKCTYYFKIAVSLAVAAIPEGLPAVITTCLALGTRKMAQKNAIVRKLPSVETLGCTTVICSDKTGTLTTNQMAVTEFFTLGGKTTASRLISVEGTTYDPKDGGILDWGCYNMDANLQVMAEICAVCNDAGIYFDGRLFRATGLPTEAALKVLVEKMGVPDAKARNKIRNNTELAANNMMNGNTMVKLGCCEWWNKRSKKVATLEFDRIRKSMSVIVREPNGQNRLLVKGAVESLLERSSHVQLADGSLVPIDDQCRELLLRRLQEMSSKGLRCLGFAYNDELGEFSDYYADTHPAHKKLLDPTYYSSIESDLVFVGIVGLRDPPREEVHKAIEDCKEAGIRVMVITGDNKSTAEAICREIKLFSKDEDLTGQSLAGKEFISLSHSEQVKILLRPGGKVFSRAEPRHKQEIVRLLKEMGEIVAMTGDGVNDAPALKLADIGIAMGITGTEVAKEASDMVLADDNFSTIVLAVAEGRSIYNNMKSFIRYMISSNIGEVISIFLTAALGIPECMISVQLLWVNLVTDGPPATALGFNPADVDIMQKPPRRSDDPLISSWVLFRYLVIGSYVGLATVGIFVLWYTQASFLGINLVSDGHTIIELSQLRNWGECPSWSNFTVAPFEVAGGRLITFSNPCDYFSVGKLKAMTLSLSVLVAIEMFNSLNALSEENSLRKLPPWRNPWLLVAMSISFGLHCLILYTPFLAEVFGVIPLSLNEWFMVLLISAPVILIDEILKLVVRSQRRLLTKEKEA; encoded by the exons ATGAAGGTTCCAATGGAGGAAAAACCATTCCCTGCATGGTCCTGGTCTATTGAACAGTGTTTGAAAGAGTATGGTGTGAAACTGGACAAGGGTCTGAGTACCTATGAGGTTCAGAAGCGGCACGAGAAGTATGGTATGAATGAGCTAGCAAAGGAGAAGGGAAAACCCTTGTGGGAACTTGTGTTGGAACAATTTGATGACATGCTGGTGAAGATACTTTTGGCTGCAGCCTTCATATCATTTCTCTTGGCTTACTTTCACGGAAGTGACTCAGGGGAGTCTGGATTCGAGGCATATGTGGAGCCGCTAGTGATAATTCTAATTTTGGTCCTTAATGCCATTGTTGGGGTTTGGCAAGAGAACAATGCAGAGAAGGCTCTTGAAGCTCTCAAAGAGTTGCAAAGTGAGTCTGGAAAAGTGTTAAGGGACGGCTATTTTGTGCCTGATTTGCCTGCAAAAGAGCTTGTTCCTGGTGATATTGTGGAGCTGCATGTTGGAGATAAGGTACCGGCTGACATGAGAGTTGCGGCTTTGAAAACCTCCACGTTGAGGGTTGAGCAAAGTTCTTTAACCGGAGAAGCAATGCCGGTTCTCAAGGGGACAAATCCTGTTTTCTTGGATGACTGTGAGTTGCAGGCTAAAGAGAACATGGTGTTTGCAGGCACCACTGTTGTCAATGGGAGTTGTGTTTGCATTGTTATCACCACAGGAATGGACACTGAAATTGGAAAGATACATAAGCAGATACATGAGGCTTCTCAGGAGGAGAGTGACACCCCTTTGAGGAAGAAGCTGGATGAGTTTGGTAACAGGCTTACCACTGCAATTGGGTTAGTTTGTCTCATTGTTTGGGTTATTAACTACAAGAATTTCATTTCTTGGGAAGTTGTGGATGGATGGCCCTCaaacatcaatttttcattCCAAAAGTGTACCTACTATTTCAAAATTGCTGTCTCCCTTGCTGTTGCTGCAATTCCTGAAGGCCTTCCTGCTGTTATCACAACCTGTTTAGCACTCGGAACGCGGAAAATGGCTCAAAAGAATGCAATTGTGAGAAAGCTGCCAAGTGTGGAAACTTTGGGATGTACCACTGTTATATGTTCAGACAAAACTGGTACTTTGACAACAAATCAGATGGCTGTGACAGAGTTCTTTACTTTGGGAGGGAAAACCACTGCTTCTAGACTCATTAGTGTTGAAGGCACAACTTATGATCCCAAGGATGGGGGAATTCTTGATTGGGGGTGCTATAACATGGATGCTAATTTGCAAGTCATGGCTGAAATATGTGCTGTATGTAATGATGCTGGGATTTACTTCGATGGTCGCCTTTTTAGAGCCACTGGTTTGCCTACTGAAGCTGCTCTCAAAGTTTTGGTTGAAAAAATGGGAGTTCCAGATGCAAAGGCAAGGAACAAAATTCGCAATAATACAGAACTTGCTGCAAACAACATGATGAATGGCAACACTATGGTGAAGTTAG GATGCTGTGAGTGGTGGAATAAAAGATCCAAAAAGGTAGCTACATTGGAGTTTGATCGAATTCGGAAGTCAATGAGTGTCATTGTTCGTGAACCAAATGGTCAAAATCGGCTTCTTGTCAAG GGTGCTGTTGAGAGTTTACTGGAGCGTAGTTCACATGTGCAACTTGCTGATGGATCCTTGGTTCCAATAGATGATCAATGTAGGGAACTACTTCTTCGAAGACTCCAGGAGATGAGTTCAAAGGGATTGCGTTGCTTGGGTTTCGCTTATAACGATGAATTAGGAGAATTTTCAGACTACTATGCTGACACTCACCCTGCTCACAAGAAATTGCTTGATCCAACATACTACTCATCCATTGAAAGTGATCTAGTTTTTGTTGGCATTGTTGGTTTAAGA GACCCTCCTCGTGAGGAAGTTCACAAAGCAATTGAGGATTGTAAGGAAGCTGGCATTAGAGTTATGGTAATAACTGGAGATAATAAGTCAACAGCAGAGGCTATTTGTAGGGAGATTAAATTGTTCTCTAAAGATGAGGATCTCACAGGGCAAAGTTTGGCTGGTAAGGAATTCATCTCTCTTTCTCATTCAGAACAAGTTAAAATATTGTTGAGGCCTGGAGGCAAGGTTTTCTCTCGAGCTGAGCCtagacacaaacaagaaattGTTAGACTACTGAAGGAAATGGGGGAGATTGTAGCAATGACTGGAGATGGTGTGAATGATGCACCTGCACTTAAGCTAGCCGACATAGGAATTGCTATGGGCATAACTGGGACAGAG GTTGCAAAAGAAGCTTCAGATATGGTGCTAGCAGATGACAATTTTAGTACCATAGTTTTAGCTGTTGCTGAGGGTCGCTCTATTTATAATAACATGAAATCATTTATCAG GTACATGATATCATCCAATATTGGGGAAGTAATATCCATATTCTTGACTGCTGCTCTAGGGATCCCAGAATGCATGATATCAGTGCAACTTCTGTGGGTGAATTTGGTTACTGATGGTCCACCTGCTACAGCTCTTGGTTTTAACCCTGCCGATGTTGATATAATGCAGAAGCCACCTCGCAGAAGTGATGATCCTCTAATAAGTTCTTGGGTTCTTTTCCGTTATCTG GTAATTGGTTCCTATGTGGGACTAGCAACAGTTGGCATTTTTGTCTTGTGGTACACTCAAGCATCTTTTCTTGGCATCAATCTTGTGAGTGATGGTCACACAATCATAGAATTGTCCCAGCTTCGTAACTGGGGGGAGTGTCCCTCATGGTCTAATTTCACTGTTGCTCCATTTGAGGTTGCTGGGGGCCGATTGATCACATTTTCAAATCCTTGTGACTATTTCTCAGTTGGCAAACTAAAGGCCATGACTCTGTCTCTCTCAGTCTTGGTGGCAATTGAGATGTTTAACTCTTTGAATGCCCTCTCAGAAGAGAATAGCTTGAGGAAACTACCACCTTGGAGGAACCCTTGGCTTTTGGTGGCCATGTCAATATCATTTGGACTCCATTGCCTCATACTCTATACCCCATTCCTTGCAGAAGTCTTTGGTGTTATTCCACTTAGTTTGAATGAGTGGTTTATGGTACTTTTGATATCAGCACCTGTTATTCTTATTGATGAGATTCTAAAGTTAGTGGTGAGGAGTCAA
- the LOC100801043 gene encoding serine/arginine-rich splicing factor RS31 isoform X1: MRPIFAGNLEYDTRQSELERLFAKYGRIDRVDMKSGFAFVYYEDERDAEEAIRALDNVPFGHEKRRLSVEWARGERGRHHDGSKANQKPTKTLFVINFDPIRTRVRDIEKHFEPYGNVLHVRIRRNFAFVQFETQEDATKALECTNMSKILDRVVSVEYALRDDGERGDNYDSPRRRGGYERSPSPYHRRPSPDYGRPRSPVYDRYNGGGPDMRRSPDYGRHRSPDYGRRRSPDYGKPRSPEYGRYRSCSRSPVRRSRT, encoded by the exons ATGAGGCCGATTTTTGCTGGGAACTTGGAGTATGATACTCGTCAATCAGAGCTCGAACGCTTGTTCGCAAAGTATGGAAGGATTGACCGCGTGGACATGAAATCTG GTTTTGCTTTTGTCTATTATGAGGATGAGCGTGATGCAGAAGAAGCAATTCGTGCACTTGACAATGTTCCATTTGGTCATGAAAAGCGAAGGCTATCAGTGGAGTGGGCTAGG ggtGAACGTGGACGTCATCATGATGGATCAAAGGCAAATCAGAAGCCAACAAAAACCCTGTTTGTGATTAACTTTGACCCAATCCGTACTAGAGTTCGTGATATAGAAAAACACTTTGAACCTTATGGGAATGTTCTTCACGTTCGAATTCGGCGGAACTTTGCATTTGTGCAGTTTGAAACACAAGAAGATGCTACCAAAGCTTTAGAGTGTACAAATATGAG TAAGATCCTGGACAGGGTGGTATCTGTGGAGTATGCTCTGAGGGATGATGGTGAGAGGGGTGACAATTATGACAGTCCTAGAAGAAGAGGGGGTTATGAGAGATCACCCAGTCCTTATCACAGGCGACCAAGTCCTGACTATGGTCGTCCACGCAGCCCTGTCTATGATAGGTACAATGGTGGTGGACCAGACATGCGGAGGAGTCCTGATTATGGCAGGCACAGGAGTCCTGACTATGGCAGGCGCAGGAGTCCTGATTATGGGAAGCCCAGGAGTCCTGAATACGGTAGATATCGCAG
- the LOC100801043 gene encoding serine/arginine-rich splicing factor RS31 isoform X2: protein MILFLIQRLYSFMCISPHLYSGFAFVYYEDERDAEEAIRALDNVPFGHEKRRLSVEWARGERGRHHDGSKANQKPTKTLFVINFDPIRTRVRDIEKHFEPYGNVLHVRIRRNFAFVQFETQEDATKALECTNMSKILDRVVSVEYALRDDGERGDNYDSPRRRGGYERSPSPYHRRPSPDYGRPRSPVYDRYNGGGPDMRRSPDYGRHRSPDYGRRRSPDYGKPRSPEYGRYRSCSRSPVRRSRT from the exons atgattttgttccTCATTCAACGCCTCTACAGCTTCATGTGCATCAGCCCTCACTTATATTCAG GTTTTGCTTTTGTCTATTATGAGGATGAGCGTGATGCAGAAGAAGCAATTCGTGCACTTGACAATGTTCCATTTGGTCATGAAAAGCGAAGGCTATCAGTGGAGTGGGCTAGG ggtGAACGTGGACGTCATCATGATGGATCAAAGGCAAATCAGAAGCCAACAAAAACCCTGTTTGTGATTAACTTTGACCCAATCCGTACTAGAGTTCGTGATATAGAAAAACACTTTGAACCTTATGGGAATGTTCTTCACGTTCGAATTCGGCGGAACTTTGCATTTGTGCAGTTTGAAACACAAGAAGATGCTACCAAAGCTTTAGAGTGTACAAATATGAG TAAGATCCTGGACAGGGTGGTATCTGTGGAGTATGCTCTGAGGGATGATGGTGAGAGGGGTGACAATTATGACAGTCCTAGAAGAAGAGGGGGTTATGAGAGATCACCCAGTCCTTATCACAGGCGACCAAGTCCTGACTATGGTCGTCCACGCAGCCCTGTCTATGATAGGTACAATGGTGGTGGACCAGACATGCGGAGGAGTCCTGATTATGGCAGGCACAGGAGTCCTGACTATGGCAGGCGCAGGAGTCCTGATTATGGGAAGCCCAGGAGTCCTGAATACGGTAGATATCGCAG